One Curtobacterium sp. MCLR17_007 DNA window includes the following coding sequences:
- a CDS encoding acetolactate synthase large subunit, whose product MPTEATPLSAATGARRSPEVLTGSGAVLRSLEHLGITDVFGLPGGAIIPFYDELMASKTIRHVLVRHEQGAGHAAEGYASSSGKVGVAIATSGPGATNLVTAIADAYMDSVPFIAITGQVFSTLMGTDAFQEADIVGITMPITKHSFLVTKPEDVPATIAAAYQIATTGRPGPVLVDITKDAQQKSAPYVWPPKVDLPGYRPVTKAHGKQITAAAQLLAESSRPVLYVGGGVIRSGASAELLAFAEATGAPVVTTLMARGAFPDSHTQHLGMPGMHGTVPAVLGLQESDLIIALGARFDDRVTGKVDDFAPDAKVVHVDIDPAEISKIRYADVPIVGDAREVLVDLTAAWADVPVDDRASITDWWAHLEQLRTDFPLGYTEPTDGLLAPQAIIKRIGEMTGPEGVFASGVGQHQMWSAQFIKYERPNAWLNSGGAGTMGYSVPAAMGAKVAQPDRVVWAIDGDGCFQMTNQELATCVINDIPIKVAIINNSSLGMVRQWQTLFYDGRHSFTDLQTGHGTRRVPDFVKLADAYGALGIRVEKADEVDAAIQLALDTNDRPVVIDFVVSRDSMVWPMVPQGTGNSSIEYARELAPTWDDEDADMTGEPA is encoded by the coding sequence ATGCCCACGGAAGCAACACCGCTGTCCGCGGCCACCGGAGCGCGCCGTTCGCCGGAGGTCCTCACCGGGTCGGGGGCCGTCCTGCGGTCCCTCGAGCACCTCGGGATCACCGACGTCTTCGGTCTGCCCGGTGGTGCGATCATCCCGTTCTACGACGAGCTCATGGCGTCGAAGACCATCCGCCACGTCCTGGTCCGGCACGAGCAGGGCGCCGGGCACGCCGCCGAGGGCTACGCGTCCTCGTCCGGCAAGGTCGGTGTCGCCATCGCCACGTCCGGTCCCGGAGCGACGAACCTCGTCACCGCGATCGCGGACGCCTACATGGACTCGGTGCCGTTCATCGCGATCACCGGCCAGGTGTTCTCGACCCTGATGGGCACGGACGCCTTCCAAGAGGCGGACATCGTCGGCATCACGATGCCCATCACGAAGCACTCGTTCCTGGTCACCAAGCCCGAGGACGTCCCCGCGACGATCGCTGCGGCGTACCAGATCGCGACCACCGGCCGGCCCGGCCCGGTGCTCGTCGACATCACCAAGGACGCGCAGCAGAAGTCGGCACCGTACGTCTGGCCGCCGAAGGTCGACCTGCCCGGCTACCGCCCGGTGACGAAGGCCCACGGCAAGCAGATCACCGCCGCGGCCCAGCTGCTGGCGGAGTCCTCGCGCCCGGTGCTCTACGTCGGCGGCGGCGTCATCCGCTCCGGCGCGTCGGCCGAGCTCCTCGCGTTCGCCGAGGCCACCGGGGCGCCCGTCGTCACGACGTTGATGGCGCGCGGTGCGTTCCCCGACTCGCACACGCAGCACCTCGGCATGCCGGGCATGCACGGCACGGTGCCGGCAGTGCTCGGGCTGCAGGAGAGCGACCTGATCATCGCGCTCGGCGCCCGCTTCGACGACCGCGTGACCGGCAAGGTCGACGACTTCGCGCCCGACGCCAAGGTCGTCCATGTCGACATCGACCCGGCCGAGATCTCCAAGATCCGCTACGCCGACGTGCCGATCGTCGGTGACGCGCGAGAGGTGTTGGTCGACCTCACCGCCGCGTGGGCCGACGTCCCCGTCGACGACCGCGCCTCGATCACCGACTGGTGGGCGCACCTCGAGCAGCTGCGCACCGACTTCCCGCTCGGTTACACCGAACCGACCGACGGGCTGCTCGCCCCGCAGGCGATCATCAAGCGCATCGGCGAGATGACCGGACCCGAGGGCGTCTTCGCCTCCGGCGTCGGCCAGCACCAGATGTGGTCGGCGCAGTTCATCAAGTACGAGCGCCCCAACGCCTGGCTCAACTCCGGTGGGGCCGGCACGATGGGCTACTCGGTCCCCGCTGCGATGGGTGCCAAGGTGGCCCAGCCCGACCGCGTGGTCTGGGCGATCGACGGTGACGGCTGCTTCCAGATGACGAACCAGGAACTCGCGACCTGCGTCATCAACGACATCCCGATCAAGGTCGCGATCATCAACAACTCGTCGCTCGGCATGGTGCGGCAGTGGCAGACCCTGTTCTACGACGGACGGCACTCGTTCACCGACCTGCAGACGGGTCACGGCACGCGTCGGGTCCCGGACTTCGTCAAGCTCGCCGACGCGTACGGTGCCCTCGGCATCCGCGTCGAGAAGGCCGACGAGGTCGACGCCGCCATCCAGCTCGCGCTCGACACGAACGACCGGCCGGTCGTCATCGACTTCGTCGTCAGCCGCGACTCCATGGTCTGGCCGATGGTCCCGCAGGGGACCGGCAACTCCTCCATCGAGTACGCCCGCGAACTCGCCCCCACCTGGGACGACGAGGACGCCGACATGACGGGAGAACCCGCATGA
- a CDS encoding amino acid permease — MTAQNDTGVDRAKANDFSHEQEGYQHGLKPRQLQMIAIGGAIGTGLFLGAGGRLHTAGPALAVVYLIAGVFAFFILRALGELVLHRPSSGSFISYAREFYGEKFAYAAGWMYFLNWAMTSIVDTTAVALYLQYWRAFTAAPQWLLALIALVVVLAANMVAVKVFGELEFWFAIIKVVALVAFLVVALVWLIFAFPVETGGEAVRTGFSIWQDNGGLIPNGVLPAVLVVQGVVFAYAAIELVGTASGETQDTEKVIPRAINSVVLRIAVFYVGSVVLLSLLLPYTSYKEGESPFVTFFSSLGNPQVGVVVGSIMNFVVLTAALSSLNAGLYSTGRALHSMGMNGSAPKWTTKMTKGGVPFAGILLTAAFTVAGVALNYFVPSQAFEIALNIASLGIITAWGTIILCQMRLRQWAKQGLAKEPSFKLPGAPVTSWLTLAFLVSVLVLMAIDWPVGTLTIASLVIIIPLLVVGWFLQRDRILRIAQLREGVTGPYPVTGRDPANQVRRDATDKE; from the coding sequence ATGACAGCGCAGAACGACACGGGCGTGGACCGTGCGAAGGCGAACGACTTCTCGCACGAGCAGGAGGGCTACCAGCACGGGCTGAAGCCCCGGCAGCTGCAGATGATCGCGATCGGCGGCGCGATCGGTACCGGTCTCTTCCTCGGTGCCGGTGGACGACTGCACACGGCGGGGCCGGCCCTGGCGGTCGTCTACCTGATCGCCGGCGTGTTCGCGTTCTTCATCCTGCGGGCACTGGGCGAGCTGGTGCTGCACCGCCCGTCCTCCGGCTCGTTCATCTCCTACGCACGCGAGTTCTACGGTGAGAAGTTCGCCTACGCAGCCGGGTGGATGTACTTCCTCAACTGGGCGATGACGTCGATCGTGGACACCACCGCGGTGGCGCTCTACCTGCAGTACTGGCGCGCGTTCACGGCCGCGCCGCAGTGGCTTCTCGCGCTCATCGCGCTGGTCGTCGTGCTGGCCGCGAACATGGTCGCGGTCAAGGTGTTCGGTGAACTCGAGTTCTGGTTCGCGATCATCAAGGTCGTCGCCCTGGTGGCGTTCCTGGTCGTCGCCCTGGTCTGGCTGATCTTCGCGTTCCCCGTCGAGACCGGTGGCGAGGCGGTCCGGACGGGCTTCTCGATCTGGCAGGACAACGGCGGTCTGATCCCGAACGGCGTGCTGCCCGCGGTGCTCGTGGTGCAGGGCGTCGTGTTCGCCTACGCCGCGATCGAGCTCGTCGGCACGGCGTCCGGTGAGACCCAGGACACCGAGAAGGTGATCCCCCGCGCGATCAACTCCGTCGTGCTGCGCATCGCCGTGTTCTACGTCGGGTCGGTCGTGCTGCTGTCGCTCCTGCTGCCGTACACGTCGTACAAGGAGGGTGAGAGCCCCTTCGTGACGTTCTTCTCGTCGCTCGGCAACCCGCAGGTCGGTGTCGTCGTCGGGTCGATCATGAACTTCGTCGTCCTCACCGCCGCGCTGTCCTCGCTCAACGCCGGGCTGTACTCGACCGGCCGCGCACTGCACTCGATGGGCATGAACGGGTCCGCACCGAAGTGGACCACGAAGATGACCAAGGGCGGTGTGCCGTTCGCCGGCATCCTGCTCACCGCGGCCTTCACGGTCGCCGGCGTCGCCCTGAACTACTTCGTCCCCAGCCAGGCGTTCGAGATCGCACTGAACATCGCGAGCCTCGGCATCATCACCGCCTGGGGCACGATCATCCTGTGCCAGATGCGCCTGCGGCAGTGGGCGAAGCAGGGCCTGGCGAAGGAGCCGTCGTTCAAGCTCCCCGGCGCCCCGGTGACCTCGTGGTTGACGCTGGCGTTCCTGGTCTCGGTGCTCGTGCTGATGGCGATCGACTGGCCCGTCGGCACGCTGACCATCGCGTCCCTCGTCATCATCATCCCGCTGCTGGTCGTCGGCTGGTTCCTGCAGCGCGACCGGATCCTCCGCATCGCCCAGCTGCGCGAGGGCGTCACCGGCCCCTACCCGGTCACCGGTCGTGACCCGGCGAACCAGGTCCGCCGCGACGCCACGGACAAGGAGTGA
- a CDS encoding magnesium transporter CorA family protein, with protein sequence MVSTRSWRNGSAAERDFPVERVSDCIADGDGFVWVDYTDPDASDLRQLEDELDIHALAVEDAVERGQRPKLDRYRDSLFLVVYDVQGRDRDGGLVTREVKAFVTKHALVTIHGPEVDTAAMERRLTSNADLAGHGVPWLVWGLLDSVVDHATAEIEAIEQDIDDLEDDLFERGDPREQQIQRRSFALRKALGVMRRLVVPTKDSVASLLHGDAETVADGVRPYFRDVEDHLVSIADSVEELRDAVSSVLDTNLNLASNRQNTVMKKVTSWAAIIAIPTAITGFFGQNVTFPGESSWSGLYLSLSLIVVTSLVLYRAFKHRDWL encoded by the coding sequence ATGGTCAGCACGCGCTCGTGGCGGAACGGATCGGCAGCCGAGCGGGACTTCCCGGTGGAGCGGGTGTCGGACTGCATCGCCGACGGCGACGGCTTCGTGTGGGTGGACTACACCGATCCGGACGCCTCGGACCTGCGACAGCTCGAGGACGAACTGGACATCCACGCGCTGGCGGTCGAGGACGCCGTCGAGCGCGGTCAGCGCCCGAAGCTCGACCGGTACCGCGACAGCCTGTTCCTGGTGGTCTACGACGTCCAGGGTCGTGACCGCGACGGCGGGCTCGTCACCCGCGAGGTGAAGGCGTTCGTCACGAAGCACGCCCTGGTGACGATCCACGGTCCCGAGGTGGACACGGCCGCGATGGAGCGTCGCCTCACCTCGAACGCCGACCTGGCGGGGCACGGGGTGCCGTGGCTCGTGTGGGGGTTGCTCGACTCGGTGGTCGACCACGCGACGGCCGAGATCGAGGCCATCGAGCAGGACATCGACGACCTCGAGGACGACCTGTTCGAGCGGGGCGACCCCCGCGAGCAGCAGATCCAGCGCCGGTCGTTCGCGCTGCGCAAGGCGCTCGGGGTCATGCGCCGGCTGGTGGTCCCCACGAAGGACAGCGTCGCCTCGCTGTTGCACGGTGACGCCGAGACCGTCGCCGACGGGGTCCGGCCCTACTTCCGCGACGTCGAGGACCACCTCGTCTCCATCGCCGACTCGGTCGAGGAGCTCCGCGATGCCGTGTCGAGCGTGCTGGACACCAACCTCAACCTGGCCTCGAACCGGCAGAACACGGTCATGAAGAAGGTCACGAGCTGGGCGGCGATCATCGCGATCCCCACGGCGATCACGGGGTTCTTCGGGCAGAACGTGACGTTCCCGGGTGAGAGCTCGTGGAGCGGGCTGTACCTGTCGCTCTCGCTCATCGTGGTGACGTCGCTGGTGCTCTACCGCGCGTTCAAGCACCGCGACTGGCTGTAG
- the ilvD gene encoding dihydroxy-acid dehydratase, whose product MPDIDVKPRSRVVTDGIEATTSRGMLRAVGMGDEDWEKPQIGIASSWNEITPCNLSLDRLAQGAKEGVHGGGGYPLQFGTISVSDGISMGHEGMHFSLVSREVIADSVETVVNAERLDGTVLLAGCDKSLPGMLMAAARLDLASVFLYAGSVMPGYVKQADGTMKEVTIIDSFEGVGACKAGTMSEAELKEIECAIVPGEGACGGMYTANTMASVAEALGMSLPGSAAPPSADRRRDYYAHRSGEAVVNMLKHGITARQIMTKEAFENAIAVAMALGGSTNVVLHLLAIAHEAEVELSLDDFNRIGSTVPHLADMKPFGKYVMVDVDRNGGIPVIMKALLDAGLLHGECMTVTGKTVAENLAEIDPPELDGEVFRKIDNPIHATGGLTILQGSFAPEGAVVKTAGFDAEVFEGPARVFDRERAAMDALTEGRIQKGDVVVIRYEGPKGGPGMREMLAITAAIKGAGLGKDVLLLTDGRFSGGTTGLCIGHIAPEAVDAGPVAFVRDGDRIRVDIAARSLDLLVDPAELEARRDGWAPLPPRYTRGVLAKYAKLVQSAAKGAVTG is encoded by the coding sequence ATGCCTGACATCGACGTGAAGCCGCGCAGCCGGGTCGTCACCGACGGGATCGAAGCAACCACCTCGCGTGGCATGCTGCGGGCCGTCGGGATGGGCGACGAGGACTGGGAGAAGCCGCAGATCGGCATCGCCTCGTCCTGGAACGAGATCACCCCCTGCAACCTGAGCCTCGACCGGCTCGCCCAGGGCGCCAAGGAAGGCGTCCACGGCGGCGGCGGGTACCCGCTGCAGTTCGGCACGATCTCGGTGTCGGACGGCATCTCGATGGGCCACGAGGGCATGCACTTCTCGCTCGTCTCGCGCGAGGTCATCGCGGACAGCGTCGAGACCGTCGTCAACGCCGAGCGCCTCGACGGCACGGTGCTGCTCGCCGGCTGCGACAAGTCCCTGCCCGGCATGCTCATGGCTGCTGCGCGCCTCGACCTGGCGAGCGTCTTCCTGTACGCCGGGTCGGTCATGCCGGGCTACGTGAAGCAGGCCGACGGCACGATGAAGGAAGTCACCATCATCGACTCCTTCGAGGGCGTCGGCGCGTGCAAGGCCGGCACCATGAGCGAGGCGGAGCTCAAGGAGATCGAGTGCGCGATCGTCCCGGGCGAGGGCGCCTGCGGCGGCATGTACACGGCCAACACGATGGCGTCCGTCGCCGAGGCACTCGGCATGTCCCTCCCGGGTTCCGCCGCGCCGCCCAGCGCCGACCGTCGCCGTGACTACTACGCGCACCGGTCGGGCGAAGCCGTCGTGAACATGCTCAAGCACGGCATCACGGCGCGCCAGATCATGACCAAGGAAGCGTTCGAGAACGCGATCGCCGTCGCGATGGCCCTCGGAGGCTCCACCAACGTCGTGCTGCACCTGCTGGCGATCGCGCACGAGGCCGAGGTCGAGCTCAGCCTCGACGACTTCAACCGCATCGGCTCGACGGTCCCGCACCTGGCCGACATGAAGCCGTTCGGCAAGTACGTCATGGTCGACGTCGACCGCAACGGCGGCATCCCGGTCATCATGAAGGCGCTGCTCGACGCCGGACTGCTGCACGGCGAGTGCATGACCGTGACGGGCAAGACCGTCGCCGAGAACCTCGCCGAGATCGACCCGCCCGAGCTCGACGGCGAGGTGTTCCGGAAGATCGACAACCCGATCCACGCCACCGGCGGCCTGACGATCCTGCAGGGCTCCTTCGCCCCCGAGGGCGCCGTCGTGAAGACCGCCGGCTTCGACGCCGAGGTCTTCGAAGGGCCCGCGCGCGTGTTCGACCGTGAGCGTGCGGCGATGGACGCCCTCACCGAGGGCCGGATCCAGAAGGGCGACGTCGTCGTCATCCGCTACGAGGGTCCCAAGGGCGGCCCCGGCATGCGCGAGATGCTCGCGATCACCGCGGCCATCAAGGGCGCGGGTCTGGGCAAGGATGTACTACTCTTGACCGACGGTCGATTCTCAGGCGGCACAACCGGCCTCTGCATCGGCCACATCGCACCGGAAGCCGTGGACGCAGGTCCAGTGGCGTTCGTGCGCGATGGCGACCGCATCCGTGTCGACATCGCGGCTCGCTCGCTCGACCTACTGGTCGACCCGGCCGAGCTGGAGGCCCGCCGCGACGGCTGGGCGCCGCTGCCCCCGCGCTACACCCGCGGAGTCCTCGCGAAGTACGCCAAGCTCGTCCAGTCCGCCGCCAAGGGCGCGGTCACGGGCTAG
- the otsA gene encoding alpha,alpha-trehalose-phosphate synthase (UDP-forming) yields MSAPSSSSSKYSFVVASNRLPVDRVVDEDGNEGWRHSPGGLVTALEPVMRANDGAWVGWVGQPDVAVEPFDNEGIHIVPVPLSASDVEDYYEGFSNDTLWPLYHDVIEHPSYHRDWWIAYKSVNKRFAEQIAEITEQDGIVWVQDYQLQLVPALLRELRPDLTIGFFNHIPFPPVGIYAQLPWRAQILDGLLGADVIGFQRHDDASDFLRAVRHIKGYTTKGTTIDVPVDDPDAPRSRKGITVRHVEARHFPISIDAESFEDIARRPEVQERAREIRQGLGNPKTVLLGVDRLDYTKGIRHRIKAFGELVEDGRIRVEDATLVQVASPSRERVDTYKTLRDEIELSVGRINGDLGTIGHQPISYLHHGYPREEMVALYLAADIMLVTALRDGMNLVAKEYVATRFDNDGVLILSEFAGAADELKQAVIINPHDIGALKDSIERAIEMPRRERSTRMRALRKRVRDNDVARWSRSFLEALDRHAPSTARIDPSGAEPAHREAQTDNMSIFDQDAQTARAAEDTREDRDA; encoded by the coding sequence GTGTCTGCTCCCTCCAGTTCGTCCAGCAAGTACTCCTTCGTCGTCGCCTCGAACCGGTTGCCGGTGGACCGCGTCGTCGACGAGGACGGCAACGAGGGCTGGCGGCACTCACCCGGTGGGCTCGTCACGGCGCTCGAGCCCGTGATGCGCGCGAACGACGGCGCCTGGGTCGGGTGGGTCGGACAGCCCGACGTCGCGGTCGAGCCGTTCGACAACGAGGGCATCCACATCGTCCCTGTCCCGCTCAGTGCGTCCGACGTCGAGGACTACTACGAGGGCTTCAGCAACGACACGCTCTGGCCGCTCTACCACGACGTGATCGAGCACCCGAGCTACCACCGCGACTGGTGGATCGCCTACAAGAGCGTGAACAAGCGGTTCGCCGAGCAGATCGCCGAGATCACCGAGCAGGACGGCATCGTCTGGGTGCAGGACTACCAGCTGCAGCTCGTCCCCGCCCTGCTGCGCGAGCTCCGTCCCGACCTGACGATCGGCTTCTTCAACCACATCCCGTTCCCGCCGGTCGGCATCTACGCCCAGCTGCCGTGGCGCGCGCAGATCCTCGACGGGCTGCTCGGCGCCGACGTCATCGGCTTCCAGCGCCACGACGACGCGAGTGACTTCCTGCGCGCCGTCCGCCACATCAAGGGCTACACGACCAAGGGCACCACGATCGACGTGCCGGTCGACGACCCCGACGCACCCCGCAGCCGCAAGGGCATCACGGTCCGACACGTCGAGGCGCGGCACTTCCCGATCTCGATCGACGCCGAGAGCTTCGAGGACATCGCCAGGCGGCCCGAGGTCCAGGAGCGTGCCCGCGAGATCCGGCAGGGGCTCGGCAACCCGAAGACCGTGCTGCTCGGCGTCGACCGCCTCGACTACACCAAGGGCATCCGGCACCGCATCAAGGCCTTCGGCGAGCTCGTCGAGGACGGTCGCATCCGGGTCGAGGACGCCACGCTCGTGCAGGTCGCCAGTCCGAGCCGCGAACGCGTCGACACCTACAAGACGCTCCGCGACGAGATCGAGCTGAGCGTCGGCCGGATCAACGGCGACCTCGGCACCATCGGCCACCAGCCGATCTCCTACCTGCACCACGGCTACCCGCGCGAGGAGATGGTCGCGCTCTACCTCGCCGCCGACATCATGCTCGTCACGGCCCTGCGCGACGGCATGAACCTGGTCGCCAAGGAGTACGTCGCGACCCGGTTCGACAACGACGGCGTGCTCATCCTGTCCGAGTTCGCCGGTGCCGCCGACGAGTTGAAGCAGGCGGTGATCATCAACCCGCACGACATCGGGGCGCTCAAGGACTCGATCGAACGCGCCATCGAGATGCCGCGCCGCGAGCGCTCGACGCGCATGCGCGCGCTCCGCAAGCGCGTCCGCGACAACGACGTGGCCCGCTGGTCGCGCTCGTTCCTCGAGGCGCTCGACCGACACGCCCCGAGCACCGCACGGATCGACCCGTCCGGCGCCGAGCCGGCGCACCGCGAGGCCCAGACCGACAACATGTCCATCTTCGACCAGGACGCGCAGACCGCGCGTGCCGCCGAGGACACCCGGGAGGACCGTGATGCCTGA
- a CDS encoding SLC13 family permease — MRQAVIGAVLLVVGAVCVALGLLPVPDLVELADRVLPVLGFVLGLTIVSELAADAGVFDRLADVAARIGGGRTIGLWGAVVVLAVLCTVFLSIDTTAVLLTPIVIALARRVDLPPMPFALTTVWLANTASLLLPVSNLTNLLAVDRIGLDGPIPFAGLMVWAALAGVVVPCAVLLVVFRGKLFGRYTPVTVRPPADRVFFTAASIVLVALVIALTAGVTVWIAAVVAAVALVVVAAFRAPSELKPSRVPWSTLVFAAGLFVVVETLHTTGITDPIVNALPGGTGTGSLLVLAGAGGVAANAIDNLPAYLVLEPAAGHEALRYAALLIGVNAGCLITPWASLATLLWHARLAAEGVHLSWGRYMALGCVVAPLTVVAGVLALRL; from the coding sequence GTGCGTCAAGCCGTCATCGGTGCAGTCCTGTTGGTCGTCGGTGCCGTGTGCGTCGCCCTCGGTCTGCTGCCCGTCCCCGACCTGGTCGAACTCGCCGACCGTGTCCTGCCCGTGCTCGGGTTCGTGCTCGGACTGACGATCGTGTCCGAGCTCGCCGCTGACGCCGGGGTCTTCGACCGTCTGGCGGACGTCGCGGCGCGCATCGGCGGCGGCCGCACGATCGGGCTCTGGGGCGCGGTCGTCGTCCTCGCCGTGCTCTGCACCGTGTTCCTGTCGATCGACACCACCGCCGTGCTGCTGACGCCCATCGTCATCGCCCTCGCCCGCCGCGTCGACCTGCCCCCGATGCCGTTCGCACTGACCACCGTCTGGCTCGCGAACACCGCTTCGCTGCTGCTGCCCGTGTCGAACCTGACGAACCTGCTCGCCGTCGACCGGATCGGGCTCGACGGTCCGATCCCGTTCGCCGGGCTCATGGTCTGGGCCGCACTCGCCGGCGTCGTGGTCCCGTGCGCGGTGCTGCTCGTCGTGTTCCGCGGCAAGCTGTTCGGCCGCTACACGCCCGTCACGGTCCGACCCCCGGCCGACCGGGTGTTCTTCACGGCGGCCTCGATCGTCCTGGTGGCCCTCGTGATCGCCCTGACCGCCGGGGTCACGGTGTGGATCGCCGCCGTGGTCGCTGCCGTCGCGCTCGTCGTGGTCGCGGCCTTCCGGGCACCGTCCGAACTGAAGCCCTCGCGGGTGCCGTGGTCGACGCTCGTCTTCGCGGCGGGTCTGTTCGTCGTCGTCGAGACGCTGCACACGACCGGCATCACCGACCCGATCGTCAACGCGCTGCCGGGCGGGACGGGGACCGGGTCGCTCCTGGTGCTCGCCGGTGCGGGCGGGGTGGCCGCGAACGCGATCGACAACCTGCCCGCATACCTGGTGCTCGAGCCGGCAGCCGGCCACGAGGCCCTGCGCTACGCCGCGCTGTTGATCGGCGTGAACGCCGGCTGCCTCATCACGCCGTGGGCCTCGCTCGCGACGCTGCTGTGGCACGCGCGGCTCGCCGCCGAGGGCGTGCACCTGTCGTGGGGTCGGTACATGGCGCTCGGCTGCGTCGTCGCACCGCTGACGGTCGTCGCCGGCGTGCTGGCGCTGCGGCTGTAG
- a CDS encoding mechanosensitive ion channel domain-containing protein, with protein MDILLRLLIAVGFALLATAVAALVLHLVFRTLGRRERWAAALSRRTKHPARTMLLVASLWVAFATSVPDSDASPWRGHVSHAFLVATIGVGTWLACELAVFLESLGLHRYRVDVPDNRVARRVRTQVLILRRVTVAVLVIIGVGAILLTFPGVEAAGASVLASAGLISVIAGLAAQSTLGNVIAGMQLAFSGSIRVDDVVVVETQWGRIEEITLTYVVVHLWDDRRFVLPSTYFTSTPFENWTRTSSELLGAVEFDLDWRVSPAEMRKELDRILETSTIWDRRTKVLQVTDAVGGLVRVRILVTAPDAGGLFDLRCYVREEMVDWIQRTHPDALPIQRVQLAEPGVPARPRGRSAEGDSSLFGEDDERGALFTGPIQTAKIPPSER; from the coding sequence ATGGACATCCTCCTCCGCCTCCTGATCGCGGTCGGGTTCGCCCTGCTCGCGACCGCCGTGGCCGCCCTCGTCCTCCACCTGGTGTTCCGCACGCTCGGACGCCGTGAGCGCTGGGCCGCCGCGCTCTCCCGTCGCACCAAGCACCCCGCCAGGACCATGCTGCTCGTCGCGTCGCTCTGGGTCGCGTTCGCGACCTCGGTCCCCGACAGCGACGCGTCCCCGTGGCGCGGGCACGTCTCGCATGCGTTCCTCGTCGCGACGATCGGCGTCGGCACGTGGCTGGCGTGCGAGCTCGCGGTCTTCCTCGAGAGCCTCGGGCTGCACCGCTACCGCGTCGACGTCCCCGACAACCGCGTCGCCCGCCGGGTCCGCACGCAGGTCCTGATCCTGCGACGGGTCACCGTCGCGGTGCTCGTCATCATCGGCGTCGGCGCGATCCTGCTGACCTTCCCGGGGGTTGAGGCCGCCGGCGCGAGCGTCCTCGCGTCAGCCGGACTCATCTCGGTGATCGCGGGCCTGGCCGCGCAGTCGACCCTCGGCAACGTCATCGCCGGCATGCAGCTCGCGTTCTCGGGATCGATCCGTGTCGACGACGTCGTCGTGGTCGAGACGCAGTGGGGTCGCATCGAGGAGATCACCCTCACCTACGTCGTCGTGCACCTGTGGGACGACCGACGCTTCGTGCTGCCCTCGACCTACTTCACGAGCACCCCGTTCGAGAACTGGACCCGCACCAGCAGCGAGCTCCTCGGCGCCGTGGAGTTCGACCTCGACTGGCGGGTCAGCCCGGCCGAGATGCGCAAGGAGCTCGACCGCATCCTCGAGACCTCGACGATCTGGGACCGCCGCACGAAGGTCCTGCAGGTCACGGACGCCGTCGGCGGGCTCGTGCGCGTCCGCATCCTGGTGACGGCTCCGGACGCCGGCGGCCTGTTCGACCTGCGCTGCTACGTCCGCGAGGAGATGGTCGACTGGATCCAGCGCACCCACCCGGACGCGCTGCCGATCCAGCGGGTGCAGCTCGCCGAACCCGGCGTGCCGGCGCGGCCGCGCGGCCGCTCCGCCGAGGGGGACAGCTCGCTCTTCGGCGAGGACGACGAGCGCGGAGCGCTCTTCACCGGTCCGATCCAGACCGCGAAGATCCCGCCGTCCGAGCGGTAG
- the otsB gene encoding trehalose-phosphatase: MPEQTPHADESAAPGLDTALADLAAVDRLLVALDFDGTLAPFADDPGQVGALPGSWAAVLTLQRAKDTEVVLVSGRPLDSLARVSQAPDGMSLVGSHGVEWRVDGHDEAALTEDEQARVARIGAALDAVGERFPGVVIEHKPAGHGVHTRRVSAEVAAEADAAASAAAHEADADVLERGGKDILEFAVRHVTKGDAIDRLRALRGADAVFFAGDDVTDEDAFRVLGDGDVGVKVGEGDTLAGHRVADPAALTDVLKQLARLRATR, translated from the coding sequence ATGCCTGAGCAGACACCGCACGCCGACGAGTCGGCAGCTCCAGGGCTCGACACGGCCCTCGCGGACCTGGCGGCGGTCGACCGCCTGCTGGTCGCGCTGGACTTCGACGGCACGCTCGCCCCGTTCGCGGACGACCCCGGTCAGGTCGGTGCGCTGCCGGGCAGCTGGGCGGCCGTCCTGACCCTGCAGCGCGCGAAGGACACCGAGGTCGTCCTGGTCTCCGGGCGGCCGCTCGACAGCCTCGCTCGGGTCTCGCAGGCCCCTGACGGCATGTCGCTCGTCGGCTCGCACGGCGTCGAGTGGCGCGTCGACGGCCACGACGAGGCGGCGCTGACCGAGGACGAACAGGCTCGCGTCGCGCGGATCGGCGCGGCGCTCGACGCCGTGGGGGAGCGCTTCCCCGGTGTCGTCATCGAGCACAAGCCGGCCGGCCACGGCGTGCACACCCGCCGGGTCAGCGCCGAGGTCGCTGCCGAGGCGGACGCCGCGGCCAGTGCGGCCGCACACGAGGCGGACGCCGACGTGCTCGAGCGCGGCGGCAAGGACATCCTCGAGTTCGCCGTCCGGCACGTCACGAAGGGCGACGCGATCGACCGACTGCGCGCGCTGCGGGGTGCGGACGCGGTGTTCTTCGCCGGGGACGACGTCACCGACGAGGACGCCTTCCGCGTGCTCGGCGACGGTGACGTCGGCGTGAAGGTGGGGGAGGGCGACACGCTCGCTGGCCACCGCGTCGCCGACCCGGCGGCCCTGACCGACGTCCTGAAGCAGCTGGCCAGGCTCCGCGCCACGCGCTGA